From the genome of Pantoea alfalfae, one region includes:
- the ycaO gene encoding 30S ribosomal protein S12 methylthiotransferase accessory factor YcaO: MTQTFIPGKDAALEDSIARFQNKLQDLGFNIEEASWLNPVPHVWSVHIRDRDCPLCFTNGKGASKKAALASALGEYFERLSTNYFFADFWLGKKIADGDFVHYPNEKWFALPEDDSLPEGILDARLHAFYDADNALTASGLIDLQSGNAERGICTLPFTRQSDQHTVYIPMNIIGNLYVSNGMSAGNTANEARVQGLSEVFERYIKNRIIAEAISLPAIPDEVMQRYPDVIEAIARLEAEGFPIFAYDASLGGKYPVICVVLFNPTNGTCFASFGAHPDFGVALERTVTELLQGRSLKDLDVFTPPTFDDEEVAEHANLETHFIDSSGLISWDLFKETADYPFVDWSFAGSTEQEFATLMAIFASEDQEVYIADYEHLGVYACRIIVPGMSDIYPAEDLFLANNSMGAGIRATLLALPDSNWNPEEYLDLIGQLDDEGFDDFTRVRELLGLATGKDNGWYTLRIGELKAMLALAGGDLDQALIWTEWTMEFNSSIFTPERANYYRCLQTLLLLAMEDERDPLQYHHAFLRMYGENAMEAASAAISGENPFNGLQAVDEELQAFPAHQSLLAAYEKLQAAKRHYWKKA, encoded by the coding sequence ATGACGCAAACATTTATCCCGGGCAAAGATGCCGCACTGGAAGACTCCATCGCGCGTTTCCAGAACAAGCTGCAGGATCTTGGCTTTAACATTGAAGAAGCCTCCTGGCTGAATCCTGTCCCCCATGTCTGGTCAGTGCATATCCGCGACCGCGATTGCCCGCTCTGTTTTACCAATGGTAAAGGCGCCAGTAAAAAAGCGGCACTGGCCTCTGCACTGGGTGAGTATTTCGAGCGTCTCTCTACTAACTATTTTTTTGCTGACTTCTGGCTGGGGAAAAAGATCGCTGACGGTGATTTTGTTCACTATCCCAATGAAAAATGGTTTGCGTTACCAGAGGATGATTCCTTACCTGAAGGCATTCTGGATGCGCGCCTGCACGCGTTTTACGATGCCGACAATGCTCTGACGGCTTCCGGCCTCATTGATTTGCAATCCGGCAATGCTGAGCGTGGTATATGCACTCTGCCCTTTACCCGCCAGTCCGATCAGCACACTGTCTATATTCCGATGAACATTATCGGCAACCTCTATGTTTCAAATGGCATGTCTGCAGGTAACACCGCAAATGAAGCCCGTGTTCAGGGGCTTTCAGAAGTGTTTGAGCGCTACATTAAAAACCGCATTATTGCGGAAGCAATCAGCCTGCCAGCGATTCCTGATGAGGTGATGCAGCGCTATCCTGACGTCATTGAAGCGATTGCGCGCCTTGAAGCAGAAGGCTTCCCGATTTTCGCTTATGACGCCTCGCTGGGTGGCAAATATCCGGTTATTTGTGTGGTACTGTTTAACCCGACCAACGGCACCTGCTTTGCCTCATTTGGTGCGCATCCTGATTTCGGTGTGGCGCTGGAGCGTACCGTCACCGAGTTGCTGCAGGGTCGCAGCCTCAAAGATCTGGATGTGTTTACACCACCGACCTTTGATGACGAAGAAGTGGCTGAACATGCCAACCTCGAAACACACTTCATCGATTCAAGCGGTCTTATCTCCTGGGATCTGTTTAAAGAGACGGCGGATTATCCCTTTGTCGACTGGTCTTTCGCAGGCAGCACCGAGCAGGAATTTGCTACGCTGATGGCGATCTTCGCTTCAGAAGATCAGGAAGTCTATATCGCTGACTACGAGCACCTGGGTGTTTATGCCTGCCGCATTATCGTACCTGGCATGTCTGATATCTACCCGGCGGAAGATTTGTTCCTGGCGAATAACAGCATGGGTGCTGGCATCCGTGCAACCCTGCTTGCCCTGCCTGACAGCAACTGGAATCCGGAAGAGTATCTGGATCTGATTGGACAGCTGGATGATGAAGGTTTTGACGACTTCACCCGTGTTCGCGAGCTGCTGGGTCTGGCAACCGGTAAAGACAACGGCTGGTACACGCTGCGTATTGGCGAACTAAAAGCGATGCTGGCGCTGGCGGGCGGCGATCTGGATCAGGCATTGATCTGGACAGAATGGACAATGGAGTTTAACAGCTCAATCTTTACGCCAGAGCGGGCTAATTACTATCGTTGCCTGCAGACCCTGCTGTTACTGGCAATGGAAGATGAGCGCGATCCGCTGCAATATCATCACGCCTTCCTGCGTATGTATGGTGAGAACGCAATGGAAGCGGCTTCCGCCGCTATCAGTGGTGAGAATCCGTTTAATGGGCTTCAGGCTGTGGATGAAGAGTTGCAGGCATTTCCGGCTCATCAATCCCTGCTTGCTGCATACGAAAAACTGCAAGCTGCCAAACGTCATTACTGGAAAAAAGCGTAA
- the focA gene encoding formate transporter FocA: protein MKTDNPFNLLLPAAMAKVAEDAGIYKATKHPFTTFFLAINAGVFISIAFVFYITATTGSGAMPYGIAKLIGGICFSLGLMLVVVCGADLFTSTVLIVVAKASGRISWGQLARNWINVYAGNLAGALFFVALMWFAGQHMVANGAWGLNVLETADHKMHHTFIEAVCLGTLANLLVCLAVWMSYSGRSLTDKLVVMILPVGMFVASGFEHSIANMFLIPYAITIRDFATPEFWQAAGTTAAQFHSLTVSNFILHNLIPVTIGNIIGGGVLVGLTYWVIYLRKGDQVH from the coding sequence GTGAAAACTGACAACCCTTTTAATCTTTTATTACCCGCCGCAATGGCGAAAGTGGCCGAAGACGCCGGTATCTATAAAGCAACCAAACATCCCTTTACTACCTTCTTTCTGGCCATAAACGCTGGCGTATTCATCTCAATCGCATTCGTTTTTTATATTACAGCGACTACCGGCAGTGGCGCGATGCCTTATGGTATAGCCAAACTGATTGGCGGTATCTGCTTCTCTCTCGGTTTGATGCTGGTCGTGGTGTGTGGCGCCGACCTTTTTACCTCGACGGTACTAATCGTCGTGGCTAAAGCCAGTGGTCGCATCAGCTGGGGTCAACTGGCCCGCAACTGGATTAACGTCTACGCCGGTAACCTGGCCGGTGCACTCTTCTTTGTCGCCCTGATGTGGTTTGCCGGACAGCATATGGTTGCGAATGGTGCATGGGGGTTGAATGTCCTGGAAACCGCCGATCACAAGATGCATCACACCTTTATAGAAGCAGTCTGTCTGGGTACATTAGCTAATCTGCTGGTCTGCCTCGCCGTCTGGATGAGCTATTCCGGTCGCAGCCTGACCGATAAGCTGGTCGTGATGATTCTGCCTGTTGGGATGTTTGTCGCCAGCGGTTTCGAACACAGCATCGCTAACATGTTTCTCATTCCCTATGCCATTACTATCCGCGACTTCGCAACACCTGAGTTCTGGCAGGCTGCTGGCACCACGGCTGCACAGTTTCATTCGCTGACCGTCAGTAACTTTATTCTCCATAATCTGATTCCCGTAACGATCGGTAACATCATCGGCGGTGGCGTTTTGGTTGGGCTGACTTACTGGGTTATCTATCTCCGCAAAGGTGACCAGGTACATTAA